DNA sequence from the Streptomyces sp. NBC_01497 genome:
GAAGCTAAGCCTTACCGCGCCGATGGTACTGCAGGGGGGACCCTGTGGGAGAGTAGGTCGCTGCCGAACAATCTTTAGATCGGGAAGGGCCCGCACATGGTGCGGGCTCTTTTCGCGTTCCCGGACCCTTTTTCACGTCCCTCCCGCCTTGCCCGCATCCCGTGCGCGGACGTGCGGGCGGCGAACGAGGCCGGGGCGTGGACGCATTCAGGCCCGGCGGAGGCGCGAGCCCATGCCGGGGCCGGCCGGCCTTCCTCACCCCGTGGCTCCGGTCGTATCACCCTGCAGGTAGGGTCAGGAAGCATTGTTGGCTCGTTTCCCACAGGAGGCCCCCGGGTGGAGGTCCAGGAGACTCGCGTTCAGACGGACCGGGTACTCACCATCCCCAACATCCTCAGCATGGCCCGCCTCGTCGGCGTGCCGGTGTTCCTGTGGCTGATCCTCCGGCCCGAGTTCGGACAGTCCAAGGCCGACGGCTGGGCACTGCTGATCCTGGCGTTCAGCGGGGTCAGTGACTACCTCGACGGCAAGCTCGCCCGCCGCTGGAACCAGATCAGCAAGCTGGGGCGGCTCCTCGACCCCGCCGCGGACCGCCTGTACATCCTTTCCACCCTGGTCGGGCTCACCTGGCGGGACATCCTGCCGCTGTGGCTGACAGCCGCTCTCCTGGCCCGCGAGCTCATGCTCCTCGTCATGGTCGGCATTCTCCGGCGGCACGGCTATCCGCCTCCCCAGGTGAACTTCCTCGGGAAGGCAGCTACCTTCAACTTGATGTATGCCTTCCCGCTGCTGTTGCTCAGTGACGGAAGTGGGTGGCTTGCGTCACTCGCCGAAGTTTTCGGATGGGCGTTCGCAGGATGGGGTACAACGCTCTATTGGTGGGCAGGGATTCTGTACGTGATCCAGGTCCGCCGGCTTGTCAGCGCCGATGCGGTGACCGGCTGATCCCGTCATCGTGGCCTTGCACCGTCGCAGAGCCGCTGCCGCCCGCCTGATCTCAGGCCTGGTCGCTCATGACGGGTGAAGTCGGCGAGATCGTCTCTTCGAGGAGGACGCTTCCGACATGAAGGCCGTCGTAATGGCCGGTGGTGAAGGTACTCGGCTTCGCCCCATGACCTCAAGCATGCCCAAGCCGCTCCTGCCGGTCGTGAACCGGCCCATCATGGAGCACGTGCTGAGGTTGCTCAAGCGCCATGGACTGACCGAGACCGTAGTGACCGTGCAGTTCCTGGCATCGCTCGTCAAGAATTATTTCGGCGACGGCGAGGAACTCGGCATGGAGCTCACCTATGCCAACGAGGAAAAGCCGCTCGGCACCGCCGGCAGCGTGAAGAACGCGGAGGCTGCCCTCAAGGACGACGCGTTCCTCGTGATTTCGGGTGACGCCCTCACCGACTTCGACCTCACCGACCTCATCGCTTTCCACAAGGAGAAGGGCGCACTCGTCACGGTGTGCCTGACCCGGGTGCCGAACCCGCTGGAGTTCGGCATCACGATCGTGGACGAGGAAGGCAAGGTCGAGCGTTTCCTGGAGAAGCCGACCTGGGGGCAGGTCTTCTCCGACACGGTGAACACCGGAATCTATGTGATGGAGCCGGAGGTCTTCGACTACGTCGAGGCCGATGTCTCCGTGGACTGGTCCGGTGACGTCTTCCCGCAGCTCATGAAGGAGGGCAAGAAGGTCTACGGCTACATCGCCGAGGGCTACTGGGAGGACGTGGGCACCCACGAGAGCTACCAGAAGGCGCAGGCCGACGTCCTGGAGGGCAAGGTCGACGTCGAGATCGACGGCTTCGAGATCTCGCCGGGCGTCTGGGTGGCGGAGGGCGCGGAGGTCCATCCCGACGCGGTGCTGCGCGGCCCGCTCTACATCGGCGACTACGCCAAGGTCGAGGCCGACGCGGAGATCCGGGAGCACACCGTCATCGGATCCAACGTCGTCGTGAAGTCCGGGGCGTTCCTGCACCGCTCGGTCGTCCACGACAACGTCTACATCGGGCAGCAGTGCAATCTGCGCGGCTGCGTGATCGGCAAGAACACCGACGTCATGCGTGCCGCAAGGATCGAGGACGGCGCCGTCATCGGAGACGAGTGCCTGGTCGGTGAGGAATCGATCATCCAGGGCAACGTCCGCGTCTACCCGTTCAAGACGGTCGAGGCGGGCGCGTTCGTCAACACGTCGGTGATCTGGGAGTCCCGAGGACAGGCGAACCTGTTCGGGGCCCGCGGCGTCAGCGGCATCCTGAACGTGGAGATCACCCCCGAGCTGGCGGTACGTCTCGCCGGCGCGTACGCCACCACCCTGAAGAAGGGCTCCACGGTCACCACTGCGCGTGACCACTCCCGTGGTGCGCGTGCGCTCAAGCGCGCGGTGATCTCGTCGCTGCAGTCGAGCGCCATCGACGTCCGCGACCTGGAGAACGTGCCGCTGCCGGTGGCCCGCCAGCAGACGGCGCGCGGCAGCGCCGGCGGTATCATGATCCGTACGACGCCCGGTGTGCCGGACTCCGTGGACATCATGTTCTTCGACGAACGGGGATCCGACCTCTCCCAGGCCGGGCAGCGCAAGCTGGACCGCGTCTACGCACGCCAGGAGTACCGCAGGGCGTTCCCCGGTGAGATCGGCGACCTCCAGTTCCCCTCCAGCATCTTCGACTCGTACACCGGCGCCCTGCTGCGCAGCGTGGACACGACGGGGATCGCCGAGGCCAACCTGAAGGTCGTCGTCGACGCGTCCAACGGCAGTGCGGGTCTCGTCCTGCCGAGCCTGCTGGGGCGCTTGGGCGTCGACTCGCTGACGATCAACCCGGGCCTCGACGAGTCGCGGCCCACCGAGACCGCCGAGTCGCGCAGGTCCGGGCTGGTACGGCTGGGGGAGATCGTGGCCTCGGCCCGTGCCGCCTTCGGCGTCCGGTTCGACCCCGTGGGGGAGCGGCTGTCCCTCGTCGATGAGCGGGGCCGCATCATCGAGGACGACCGTGCCCTGCTGGTCCTGCTCGACCTGGTGGCCTCGGAGCGGCGCAGCGGCCGGGTCGCCCTGCCGGTCACGACGACGCGCATCGCCGAGCAGGTCGCCGCGTACCACGGCACCCAGGTCGAATGGACGACGACGTCGCCCGACGACTTGACGCGGGTGGGCCGCGAGGAGACCACCATCTTCGGCGGAGACGGCCGCGGCGCGTTCCTCGTGCCCGAGTTCAGCAGTGTGCTGGACGGCTCGGCGGCGTTCGTACGGCTGATCGGCCTGGTCGCGCGTACGCAGCTCACACTGAGCCAGATCGACGCGCGGATCCCGCGGGCCCATGTGCTGCGGCGCGACCTCGCCACGCCGTGGGCCGTCAAGGGACTCGTCATGCGGACCGTGGTGGAGGCCGCCGGCAACCGGCAGGTCGACACCACGGACGGCGTACGGGTGGTGGAGACCGACGGGCGCTGGGTCATGGTGCTGCCCGACCCGGCGGAGGCCGTGACGCATCTGTGGGCGGAGGGTCCGGACGACGCGTCCGCCCAGGCCCTGCTCGACGAGTGGGCGGCCATCGTCGACAGCGCCGGGCACTGATCCTCGCGCCGGGACCGCTGCGGACCCGGGCCTGCCGTCGGGCAGGAGGGGACACCGGACAGGGCCACGTCTTCGGACGTGGCCCTGTCCGCTGCCGGGGCCGTTTCGTCGGCGGTGGTGGCGACATGCGACGATGTGCGGCATGCCGCAGCAGTCCCCCACACGGAGCACCGACGCGGGCCGTGCGCGCCCCGACGCGTCGATGTCGCTGCTGACCAACGTGATGGACCACAGCCTCGACGACGGGTATGCCGAGGCGGCGGCCCGCAGGCGGTCGGGGGAGGGCGGCCTGACGCGCACGCTGCGGGCGAGACTGTGGCTCGGCGCGGGGCTCGTCCTCGCGGCACTGGTGGTCACGTTGGGTGCGGCGCAGACGCGGCACGCGGCGCCCGTGGTGGCCAAGGAGCGCCAGGAGCTGATCGACCGGGTCGGCAGCGAGACGAAGCACGCGGACGGCCTGGAGCGCGACGTCAAGGGGCTGCGCAGCGACGTCAACCGTCGTCAGCAGGCCGCTCTCAAGCAACACGGCGGGGACAGCGGACAGTTGGTGTCCCTGCTGGCCGGTGCCACCGCGGTGCACGGGCCCGGTGTGCGGCTCGTCGTGGACGACGCGAAGGACACCGAGACGGGTGGGGACGGCAACCCGCGGGAGAACGACGACTTCTCCGACACGGGCCGGGTGCGCGACCACGATCTCCAGCGTGTAGTCAACGGCCTGTGGGCGTCCGGTGCCGAAGCGGTCTCGGTCAACGGCCAGCGCCTCACGGCGCTTTCGGCCATCCGCGCCGCCGGTGACGCCATACTGGTCGACAACAGGCCACTGGTGCCGCCGTACACGGTGCTCGCGGTGGGGGACGGCGCCAAGCTGGCGTCCGCGTTCCGGCGCAGTGCGGACGGCGTGTATCTGGGGTCGCTCAAGGGCGACTTCGGTATCCGTACGTCCCTGTCCGCGCGGGACGACGTCCGGCTGCCGGCCGCGCCGAGCCTGATCGTACGGACCGCGAAGCCGCTGCTGTCCGGAGCGGCGACGGGCGGTGGGGGTGCACCGGCCACGGCGTACCCGGGGAACGCAGAGAACGCAGGGAACACGCAGAACATGGGGAAGGGCACATCGTGATCGCCGTACTGGGCCTCGTCGTGGGAGTCGTGGTGGGACTGTTCGTCCGCCCCGAGGTACCGGCGGTGGTGGAGCCCTACCTGCCGATTGCCGTCGTCGCCGCGCTCGACGCGGTCTTCGGCGGCCTGCGGGCCATGCTCGACGGCATCTTCGTCGACAAGGTCTTCGTCGTGTCGTTCCTGTCGAACGTGGTGGTGGCCGCGCTCATCGTCTTCCTCGGCGACAAACTCGGCGTCGGCGCACAGCTGTCGACGGGGGTCGTCGTGGTTCTCGGCATCAGGATCTTCTCCAACGCGGCGGCGATCCGCCGGCACGTCTTCCGGGCGTGACGACATGAGTACGCACAACACGCCCGGGGATCCGGGCACTTCGGCGGGCGGTACGGGCGACGGCGGCGGCACATCGCGCCCGACGGGGCGCCAGCGGCTCGCGGCGGGGCTGTGGCCGCCGCGCCTGACCCGCGCCCAACTGACGGTGGCGGTGTTGCTGTTCGTCCTCGGCCTCGGACTGGCCGTCCAGGTCAGGTCGCACAACGACACCAGTGCGCTGCGCGGTGCCCGTCAGGAGGATCTTGTCCGTATCCTCGATGAACTGGACAACCGCACACAGCGTCTTGAGGACGAGAAGCAGGATCTCGTGGACCAGCGGACGGGTCTTGAGAACAGTTCGGACCAGGCGGAGGAGGCCCGCAAGCAGACGCGTGAGAAGGAGCAGCAACTCGGTATCCTCGCCGGCACGACGGCGGCCGAGGGTCCGGGGATCACCCTGACCGTGCGGGACGCACGGCACTCGGTGGAGGCCGACATGCTGCTCGACACGGTCCAGGAACTGCGGGCCGCGGGCGCCGAGGCGATCCAGCTGAACGGGGTCCGCGTGGTCGCGGACACCGACTTCACGGGAACGGGGGACGACGTCGAGGTGGACGGCAAGGCGGTCGCCCCGCCGTACCGTTTCACCGTGATCGGCCGGCCCCAGGATCTGCAGCCGGCGCTCAACATCCCGGGCGGAGTGGTGCAGACACTGGAGAAGGAGCAGGCCACGGCCACGGTGACCGGCTCCGGGAAGGTCGTCGTGAACGCCTTGCGACCGGCGAAGCAGCCTGGTTACGCTCGGTCGTCCTCGCCGTGACGCGGGGGTGCATGGCGCCGGTGCTGCCCGGGCAAGAGGTTGCGGGGGGTCGACGCACGATCGGCGTGATGTGTGGTGGAAACTGTTCGGTGCGTACGGACGCTGTCAAGATGTCCGGGTCGGCAGGCGTGTTCAGTGATATGTCGTCCTGCCCCACGGGCGGGTCTGTTTCGGTCAAGGGGAATCGCCCGTGAATTGGTTTGCGAAGTTGTTCGGCAAGAGGTCCCGCGAGGAGGGCGGCAACGCCCGTCATCGTGCCGCGCGCCAGGGGCAGAGCGAGGAGCAGGGCGGTGAGCGCCCGCTCTTCCGCGACCAGGTCGGCGGCCAGGGACCCGGCGCGTCGTCTGTTGACCCTGCCGGGCAAGGCCGCATAGGTTTCGGGGAACCGTCAGCCTCAAGTACGAGTGGAGACTTTCCCACGGCCTCGTTCGCGACCGACCCACGGGCGGGGCAGCCACGGCAGGAGGACCCCGGCATGTCGGCCCTGGTATGCACGAGATGTGGTCATCGCAACGCCGAGGCCAGCCGCTTCTGCTCGAACTGCGGCGCGCCGCTGCGGGCGGGTGTGCCGAGCGAGCGAGCCGCGGAGACGACGTCGACGATCTCGATCTCCGGCCTGGAGGCGTACGACCCGGAGACCACGGGTCAGACGCAGCTGCCGACGCTGAGTCCGGAGGCGCAGGCCGCCGTCGAGGCGCTGCCGTTCGGCTCCGCGCTGCTCATCGTGCGCAGGGGGCCCAACTCGGGCAGCCGCTTCCTGCTGGACGGCGAGCTGACGACGGCCGGCCGCCACCCGCAGAGCGACATCTTCCTGGACGACGTGACGGTCTCACGACGCCATGTGGAGTTCCGCAGGGGTACGGACGGCCTGTTCACCGTCTCCGATGTGGGCAGCCTCAACGGCACCTACGTCAATCGTGAGCGGATCGACTCGGTCCTGCTGGCGAACGGCGACGAGGTCCAGATCGGCAAGTACCGACTGGTCTTCTACGCGAGCCAGCGGGGCGTGTGACCCCCGGAGAGTCCATGTTGCTTACCCCGAAGGGCGGTGCCGAACGCGGCACCGCCCCGGCGGCGGATCCGCTGGTGAGCATCGGGGCGGTGCTCGGGCGGCTGCGCGACGAGTTCCCCGAGGTCACCATCTCGAAGATCCGCTTCCTTGAGGCGGAGGGCCTGGTGGAGCCGCGCAGGACGCCGTCGGGCTATCGCAAGTTCAGCCCCGAGGACGTGGAGCGGCTCGGGCTGGTGCTGCGCATGCAGCGTGACCACTATCTTCCCCTGAAGGTCATCAAGGAGCATCTGGAGGCGCTGGCCCGTGGCGAGCAGGTGGCGCTGCCGGGCCCCCAGCGCGACCGCAGGGACGTCTGGCCGGTCCCGGAGGACCCCGCCGACGACCAGCCGACAGCCGCCCGGCTGGGGCGCGCGGAGCTGCTCGCCGCGCTGGAGGTGGGCGAGGACGAGCTTGCCGAGTGGGAGTCGTACGGCCTGATCGCCGCGCTGGAGGACGGCAGCTACGACGCGGACGCCGTCACCGTGGCCAGGCTGGTGGCGGATCTCGGCCGTTTCGGTCTGGAACCACGCCATCTGCGGGTGATGAAAGCGGCTGCCGAGCGGGAGGCCGGGCTGGTCGAACAGGTCGTCGCGCCGCTGCGCAGGCACCGTAACCCGCAGACCAGGGCCCATGCGGAGGCGACCACAAGAGAGCTCGCGGGGCTGTCCGTACGGCTGCACGCGGCGCTCGTGCGTACGGCCCTGGGTGGCCGACTCCACTGAGCACGACGGTGCCCCGACTACCCAAACCTGCCGGGCACGTCCTAGGGTTGCTGTGTGAACGAGCTCGACGTTGTGGGTGTCCGGGTGGAAATGCCCTCCAACCAGCCGATCGTGCTCCTGCGCGAAGTGGGAGGCGATCGGTACCTCCCCATCTGGATCGGACCTGGGGAGGCAACCGCCATCGCCTTCGCTCAGCAGGGCATGGCACCGGCAAGACCGCTGACGCACGACCTTTTCAAGGATGTCCTTGAAGCGGTGGGCCAGGAGCTCACGGAAGTACGCATCACGGATCTCCGCGAAGGGGTCTTCTACGCGGAGCTGGTCTTCGCCAGTGGAGTCGAGGTGAGCGCACGGCCGTCCGACGCCATAGCGCTCGCCCTGCGCACGGGAACGCCGATCTACGGCAGCGACGGAGTACTCGACGACGCCGGAATCGCGATCCCCGACGAGCAGGAGGACGAAGTGGAGAAATTCCGCGAGTTCCTCGACCAGATCTCGCCGGAGGATTTCGGGACGAACAGCCAGTGAGACCGGAGATCGGGGCCGGGCGGCCGGGTCGGCCGCCCGGCCTTCGATGCCCTGACGTCCGGCGGTGCCGCACCCGCTAGCATGCTCTGGCTCAGGCGATTCGAGCAGCCTTTCCCGGTAATCGGGCACGCTAAACCACCCTCAGGGTGATTATCACTCGGCGTGGCGAGTGCGGCGATCGTTGACGCACCCCTGGTGACTGCCTACCGTCGTGAAGGCAGGTCAAGGACGGAGGTCGGCGTGAGAAGCAGCGGCGACGGTACGACGGCGAGTGCGTACCGGCTTCACGGCAGTTCGGTCGATCCCACCCACGAGAGTGTCGGGTACCGGGGACCTACGGCCTGTGCGGCGGCGGGAATCACTTACCGCCAATTGGACTACTGGGCGCGTACGGGGCTCGTCGAGCCGAGTGTGCGGCCCGCCTACGGCTCCGGCACGCAGCGGCTCTACGGCTTCCGCGATGTCGTGGTGCTCAAGATCGTCAAGAGGTTCCTGGACACCGGAGTGGCCCTGCAGAACATCCGGGCCGCCGTCCAGCACCTGCGCGACCGCGGCTTCCAGGACCTCGACCGGATGACGCTGATGTGCGACGGCGCGACCGTCCACGAGTGCACGTCCCCAGACGAGGTCGTCTCGCTGCTCCAGTGCGGCCAGGGCGTCTTCGGGATCGCCGTCGGCGTGGTCTGGCGGGACGTCGAGGCGGCGCTCTCCCAGCTGCACGGGGAGCGCGTCGACACCGGTGAGACGCTGATCGGCAACAACCCGGCGGACGAGCTCGCGCGCAGGCGCCGCGACCGCGCCGTCTGAACCCCGAGAGACGGCGTCCGCCGGGCTCCGGCCCGGCGGACGCCGGCCTCTCCCGGGGCGGCCCGGGCGGCACGCTCGCCGGGTGACACGCGCTCCGCGCCCGCGAGGGCGCCGTTGTCAGACCTCTGCGGCAGCATCGAGGTCATGAGACCCGCGCCGACGATCCTCCACCTGGACATGGACGCGTTCTATGCCTCGGTGGAGCAGGCGTCCAAGCCGAGCCTGCGGGGCAAGCCCGTGGTGGTCGGCGGCCTGGGGCCGCGCGGGGTCGTCGCGACCGCCTCCTACGAGGCCCGGCGGTTCGGTGTCCACTCGGCGATGCCGATGGCGCAGGCCAGGCGGCTCGCGCCGAACGCCGCGTACCTGGTGCCGCGCTTCTCCTTGTACCGGACGATCAGCGGGCAGGTGATGGAGCTGCTGGGGCGGCTCTCACCGCTCGTCGAGCCGCTGAGTCTGGATGAGGCCTTCGTGGATCTGGAAGCCGGCGGTACGGCCAGTGACAGCGCCTCGGCGCGCGCCACGGGCGAGCGGCTGCGTGCCGACATCCTGGCGGTGACCGGCCTGCGGGGGTCCGTGGGCCTCGCGGGTTCCAAGATGCTCGCGAAGATCGGCTCGGAGGAGGCCAAGCCCGACGGGCTGGTGCTGATAGAGCCGGGCACCGAGCGCGATCTGCTGGCGCCGATGTCCGTGCGGACGCTGCCCGGCGTGGGCCCGGCCACGGGTGACCATCTGCGGCGGGCCGGCATGACGACCGTCGCGCACCTCGCGGAGGCGGGCGAGGACGAACTCGTACGCCTGGTCGGCAGGGCGCACGGCCTGTCGCTGTACCGGATGGCGCTCGGCCTCGACGAGCGGCCCGTGGTCTCCGACCGGGACGCCAAGTCCGTCTCCGTGGAGGACACCTTCGACGTGGACCTGCACGACCGGGTCCGGGTGCGGGCCGAGGTGGACCGGCTGGCGGAGCGGTGCGTGCGCAGGCTGCGCGAGGCCGGCAGGTCGGGGCGGACGGTGGTGCTCAAGGTGCGCAGGTACGACTTCTCGACGCTGACGCGCTCGGAGACGCTGCGCGGTCCCACCGACGACGTGAGCGTGGTGCGGGAGGCGGCGGGGCGGCTGCTGGAGGGGGTGAACACCACGGGCGGCGTCCGGCTGCTGGGGGTGGGCGTGACGGCGCTCGCGGACTTCACCCAGGAGGACCTCTTCGCGCAGGCCGCCGCGGGAGCGGTGGAGACGCCGCTCCCGCTGCCCGACGAGCCGACCGTGGCCCCGGAGCGGGTGCCGCTGCCGGTGACCGCTGTTCCGGCACCGGAGACGTCACGGGCCGAGCGGCGCTTCCCGGCGGGTCACGACGTGCGGCACGCCGTGCACGGGCCCGGCTGGGTGCAGGGGAGCGGGGCGCGGCGCGTCACGGTGCGCTTCGAGCAGCCGGGCTCGGCCGTGGGCCGCGTCCGCACCTTCTGGCTGGACGATCCGGACCTGGAGCCGTCGGACCCGCTGCCGCTGGTGTCCGACGACACATAGGCCGGGGGCGTTCCCCGCGTCCGCGACGTCGGGCGCGCCCCTGTCGGGTCTGGGGGCTCGCGGACGCGAAGGGGCTTTCCCCGGTGCTCGACGGCCGGGGGGCGTTCCCCGCGTACGCGACGTCGGGCGGGGGCTGTGCCGGGTCTGCGGGGCTCGCGGACGCGAAAGCGGACTTCCCCCGCTGCTCGACGCGCCCGCAAGGAGGCGTGTGACGGCTCTGTGGAGGCCCTGAGGCCCCGCGAAGACGCCCGGGGGTCCGGAACGCCGGGCAGGCGGGTGGCAAGCGCTCCTGGGCCGTCCGAGGGCCGGGCCGTCCGAGCGCCGGGCCGCTCCCGATCCGGGCGCCGGGCTGTTCCCGGTCCGAGCGCCGGGCCGCTCCCGATCCGGGCGCGGTCCGCGAACGGCCGGCGGGGCCGTCCGTCGTGGCCGGGATGGACGGCGGTGGTTCGGTGGCGCCGGCTCAGTCGTCCTGGCCCGCGACCTTGCCGAAGTCGCGTTCCCGGTCCTTCTCGGAGAGCGACGCCGCGTCCTCGGGCGACTCGGCGGCGGGGATCTCCAGGCCGTAGTGGTGGTAGAGCTGGAGCTCCTGTTCCGGGGAGAGGTGGCGGCCCACCCCGAAGTCCGGCGCGTCCTTGATCAGGGAGCGCTCGAACGGGATCCGGAGGGTGTCGTCGACCAGGGTGCTGGGTTCCAGCGGGACGAACGCGTCCCTGCTGAACAGGCCCGTGCGGACGGCCGCCCACTCGGGCACACCGGTCGCGTCGTCCAGGTACACCTCGTCGACCGTACCGATCTTGTGCCCCTCGCGGTCGAACGCCTTGCGGCCGATCAGGCTGCGCGGATCGATGTCTGTCTCCACGGTCCCTCCAATGAGTCGCAACCGGTGGTAAATACTACAAAAGGGCACTCCGGGGTGTGCGTCCACTCGGGGTTCCTGGGTAGGGACCCCAGGGCTCCGGGCCGCAGGGCCCCGCGGCGGACCTGGGCGGGGCGGCCGGAAAGTGGACCTCAAGGCTCCGCTGGTAGGCTGGCCGTGGCTACTGACCCCGCGCGGGAGAGTCCTCCGGCAGCCCGCCGGAGGCGCCGAAGGAGCAAATCCTCCCCGGAATCTCTCAGGCCCCCGTACCGCGCGGACGAGGTCACTCTGGAAAGCAGGACGGACGTCGACGGCTTCCGCCCTCACCGACGGTGAAAACCGGCGCGCGGCACATGCCCGCGAGCCGGTGAAGCTCTCAGGTCGTATGACAGAGGGGGAGGCCGTCCGGGTAGCACTCATTGCCGAGTGACGCCCCACGCAGGTCGCGTCGACCAGGAGGCCTCCGCACATGACCGCCCACCGCATGACGCTCGCACAGCTGGAGCGCGGCATTCCCTTCGAGCACCGCCACATCGGACCCGACGCGGCGGCGCAGGCCAAGATGCTCGCCCAGGTCGGCTACGGCTCGCTGGACGAGCTGACGGCCGCCGCCGTCCCCGACGTGATCAAGAGCGCCGAGGCGCTCAACCTGCCGGAGGCCCGCACCGAGGCGGAGGTGCTCGCGGAACTGCGCTCGCTCGCCGACCGCAACCAGGTGCTCGCGCCGATGATCGGCCTCGGCTACTACGGCACCTACACACCGCCGGTGATCCTGCGCAACGTGATGGAGAACCCGGCCTGGTACACCGCGTACACGCCGTACCAGCCGGAGATCTCGCAGGGCCGCCTGGAGGCCCTGCTGAACTTCCAGACCGTCGTCGCGGACCTGACGGGGCTGCCCACCTCCGGCGCCTCGCTGCTCGACGAGGGCACGGCCGCAGCCGAGGCCATGGCGATGGCGCGGCGCGTGGGCAA
Encoded proteins:
- a CDS encoding mannose-1-phosphate guanyltransferase, with product MKAVVMAGGEGTRLRPMTSSMPKPLLPVVNRPIMEHVLRLLKRHGLTETVVTVQFLASLVKNYFGDGEELGMELTYANEEKPLGTAGSVKNAEAALKDDAFLVISGDALTDFDLTDLIAFHKEKGALVTVCLTRVPNPLEFGITIVDEEGKVERFLEKPTWGQVFSDTVNTGIYVMEPEVFDYVEADVSVDWSGDVFPQLMKEGKKVYGYIAEGYWEDVGTHESYQKAQADVLEGKVDVEIDGFEISPGVWVAEGAEVHPDAVLRGPLYIGDYAKVEADAEIREHTVIGSNVVVKSGAFLHRSVVHDNVYIGQQCNLRGCVIGKNTDVMRAARIEDGAVIGDECLVGEESIIQGNVRVYPFKTVEAGAFVNTSVIWESRGQANLFGARGVSGILNVEITPELAVRLAGAYATTLKKGSTVTTARDHSRGARALKRAVISSLQSSAIDVRDLENVPLPVARQQTARGSAGGIMIRTTPGVPDSVDIMFFDERGSDLSQAGQRKLDRVYARQEYRRAFPGEIGDLQFPSSIFDSYTGALLRSVDTTGIAEANLKVVVDASNGSAGLVLPSLLGRLGVDSLTINPGLDESRPTETAESRRSGLVRLGEIVASARAAFGVRFDPVGERLSLVDERGRIIEDDRALLVLLDLVASERRSGRVALPVTTTRIAEQVAAYHGTQVEWTTTSPDDLTRVGREETTIFGGDGRGAFLVPEFSSVLDGSAAFVRLIGLVARTQLTLSQIDARIPRAHVLRRDLATPWAVKGLVMRTVVEAAGNRQVDTTDGVRVVETDGRWVMVLPDPAEAVTHLWAEGPDDASAQALLDEWAAIVDSAGH
- a CDS encoding MerR family transcriptional regulator; translated protein: MRSSGDGTTASAYRLHGSSVDPTHESVGYRGPTACAAAGITYRQLDYWARTGLVEPSVRPAYGSGTQRLYGFRDVVVLKIVKRFLDTGVALQNIRAAVQHLRDRGFQDLDRMTLMCDGATVHECTSPDEVVSLLQCGQGVFGIAVGVVWRDVEAALSQLHGERVDTGETLIGNNPADELARRRRDRAV
- a CDS encoding FHA domain-containing protein; the encoded protein is MPHGRVCFGQGESPVNWFAKLFGKRSREEGGNARHRAARQGQSEEQGGERPLFRDQVGGQGPGASSVDPAGQGRIGFGEPSASSTSGDFPTASFATDPRAGQPRQEDPGMSALVCTRCGHRNAEASRFCSNCGAPLRAGVPSERAAETTSTISISGLEAYDPETTGQTQLPTLSPEAQAAVEALPFGSALLIVRRGPNSGSRFLLDGELTTAGRHPQSDIFLDDVTVSRRHVEFRRGTDGLFTVSDVGSLNGTYVNRERIDSVLLANGDEVQIGKYRLVFYASQRGV
- a CDS encoding DUF881 domain-containing protein, with amino-acid sequence MCGMPQQSPTRSTDAGRARPDASMSLLTNVMDHSLDDGYAEAAARRRSGEGGLTRTLRARLWLGAGLVLAALVVTLGAAQTRHAAPVVAKERQELIDRVGSETKHADGLERDVKGLRSDVNRRQQAALKQHGGDSGQLVSLLAGATAVHGPGVRLVVDDAKDTETGGDGNPRENDDFSDTGRVRDHDLQRVVNGLWASGAEAVSVNGQRLTALSAIRAAGDAILVDNRPLVPPYTVLAVGDGAKLASAFRRSADGVYLGSLKGDFGIRTSLSARDDVRLPAAPSLIVRTAKPLLSGAATGGGGAPATAYPGNAENAGNTQNMGKGTS
- the ftsR gene encoding transcriptional regulator FtsR, which codes for MLLTPKGGAERGTAPAADPLVSIGAVLGRLRDEFPEVTISKIRFLEAEGLVEPRRTPSGYRKFSPEDVERLGLVLRMQRDHYLPLKVIKEHLEALARGEQVALPGPQRDRRDVWPVPEDPADDQPTAARLGRAELLAALEVGEDELAEWESYGLIAALEDGSYDADAVTVARLVADLGRFGLEPRHLRVMKAAAEREAGLVEQVVAPLRRHRNPQTRAHAEATTRELAGLSVRLHAALVRTALGGRLH
- a CDS encoding small basic family protein, which gives rise to MIAVLGLVVGVVVGLFVRPEVPAVVEPYLPIAVVAALDAVFGGLRAMLDGIFVDKVFVVSFLSNVVVAALIVFLGDKLGVGAQLSTGVVVVLGIRIFSNAAAIRRHVFRA
- a CDS encoding bifunctional nuclease family protein encodes the protein MNELDVVGVRVEMPSNQPIVLLREVGGDRYLPIWIGPGEATAIAFAQQGMAPARPLTHDLFKDVLEAVGQELTEVRITDLREGVFYAELVFASGVEVSARPSDAIALALRTGTPIYGSDGVLDDAGIAIPDEQEDEVEKFREFLDQISPEDFGTNSQ
- a CDS encoding DNA polymerase IV, with protein sequence MRPAPTILHLDMDAFYASVEQASKPSLRGKPVVVGGLGPRGVVATASYEARRFGVHSAMPMAQARRLAPNAAYLVPRFSLYRTISGQVMELLGRLSPLVEPLSLDEAFVDLEAGGTASDSASARATGERLRADILAVTGLRGSVGLAGSKMLAKIGSEEAKPDGLVLIEPGTERDLLAPMSVRTLPGVGPATGDHLRRAGMTTVAHLAEAGEDELVRLVGRAHGLSLYRMALGLDERPVVSDRDAKSVSVEDTFDVDLHDRVRVRAEVDRLAERCVRRLREAGRSGRTVVLKVRRYDFSTLTRSETLRGPTDDVSVVREAAGRLLEGVNTTGGVRLLGVGVTALADFTQEDLFAQAAAGAVETPLPLPDEPTVAPERVPLPVTAVPAPETSRAERRFPAGHDVRHAVHGPGWVQGSGARRVTVRFEQPGSAVGRVRTFWLDDPDLEPSDPLPLVSDDT
- a CDS encoding DUF881 domain-containing protein — protein: MSTHNTPGDPGTSAGGTGDGGGTSRPTGRQRLAAGLWPPRLTRAQLTVAVLLFVLGLGLAVQVRSHNDTSALRGARQEDLVRILDELDNRTQRLEDEKQDLVDQRTGLENSSDQAEEARKQTREKEQQLGILAGTTAAEGPGITLTVRDARHSVEADMLLDTVQELRAAGAEAIQLNGVRVVADTDFTGTGDDVEVDGKAVAPPYRFTVIGRPQDLQPALNIPGGVVQTLEKEQATATVTGSGKVVVNALRPAKQPGYARSSSP
- a CDS encoding CDP-alcohol phosphatidyltransferase family protein — translated: MEVQETRVQTDRVLTIPNILSMARLVGVPVFLWLILRPEFGQSKADGWALLILAFSGVSDYLDGKLARRWNQISKLGRLLDPAADRLYILSTLVGLTWRDILPLWLTAALLARELMLLVMVGILRRHGYPPPQVNFLGKAATFNLMYAFPLLLLSDGSGWLASLAEVFGWAFAGWGTTLYWWAGILYVIQVRRLVSADAVTG